From the genome of Cryptococcus deuterogattii R265 chromosome 5, complete sequence:
aaaacgaaATGGTTTGTTACAAGGGTGGTTTGGCCGTAGAACAAAACTTTCAGATGTGCGACGTTACAAGTAATCCCCGTTCCtcactttccttccttcttcactaACGAAACGCGGTAGATCGAAAAATCATTGATACGATCCCCGACAACAAGCCTCCCCAAGTGACATTCTCCTGCTTAGCCAAcggcccttcttccaactcatcgtcttttactcccaaccccaacttcttttcctctttcgacGACCCTCTCGCAGGCGGCGATAGGGATGCTTTCGGCACATGTAATTTCCAATTCTGGGTCGACCGTATTGAGAGTTTTCACTGTGAACTCTCGGGGTGTAACTGGGAGAGTAAAGGAAGCTTTGATACTAACCAAACCAGCTATCAATGTGAAAAAATTGAATGTGCCTGTATCCCCGGACGATTCTTATGTGGCGAGGACGGGAGCGTCAGTAAGTCTAATACTACTTTTCTCATTTGCCACCTCGGCAGAGCATGATGGAACTAATTATCATGTAGACATTGACGACTTTCTGAAcgaagaagtcaaaggcCCTGGCTCATTCTCCTGCGCCACCGGCCGAGGTTGCTCGTTCTCCGAACCGGCTATGAACCAGCTCATCAACGACATTTTCGGCGACAAATCCATCACACTCGACTGTGAGAGTGGAGAATGCTTACATTATACCCAAGTACCTGGTTATATTACCCCTGAAAAACCGGACAATCGATCGTTGGTCGCTTTGAGTGCAGCAGGTGCTGCTGTGATTTTCATTTTGGCGTGTATCTTATTTTGGTACTTTGGACGAACCCACCGCCACCCTTCCGGCTTTGGATCCATCCACCTCCCATCCGACGAAGCGTCCAAACTCATGTCGGACCACGTCCCCGCCACTCTCCATTTTAACAACCTCTCCTACACGCTTCCTTCTGGCAAACGCGTCCTTTCCCATATCACCGGTACAGTCCGCCCCGGCGAACTGTTAGCCATTATGGGCGCCTCTGGCGCCGGCAAATCCACCCTGCTCGACATTCTCGCACGTAAAGCCAAATCCGGCAAGGTCCGCGGCGACACATACCTCAACAGCCGGCCCATCACCGACGGATCCACCTTTCGCCGCGTCATCGGGTACGTCGACCAGGAAGacaccctcctccccacctTGACCGTCTACGAAaccgtcctcttctccgcccTCCTCCGTCTCCCCCGCGAAATGTCCTACGACGCCAAAGTCTACCGCACACTCGAAACCATGAACGAGCTCGGGATCCTCGGGATCAAGGACGCGCGGATTGGCGAATCGGGGAAACGAAGCATCTCGGGCGGCGAGAAACGCCGTGTGTCCATCGCGTGCGAGCTCGTGACCGGACCGTCCATCTTGTTCCTCGACGAACCCACCTCCGGACTCGACTCTTACAATGCCCAAAACGTCATTCAGTCGCTGCACACACTCGCTCAGCGGTACAAGCGCACCGTCATCTTTACCATCCACCAACCCCAATCCAACATTGTCAATCTCTTTGACCgtctcgtcctcctcgccaAGGGACAGATGGTGTACTCGGGCGAAGCGGCAAAAGTCAAGTCACATTTTGAAGGGATAGGGTACCAGTGTCCCGAAGGGTGGAATACGGCGGATTGGTTGATTGATCTCACAGTGGACGCTGCTGGCGATCATCGCGGTAGTCGCAGtggtcatcatcatgggaatgggaatgggaatgggaacaTGAATGGAGGGACGAGGACGGGGGGCATCTACACCGAGCGCAATGGCCATGACAGTAGCAGGCTAGACCCCGAAGCTGGTTTCCCCACTACTTCCcattcaccttcctccctccttgacGCCGCCGAtgactcctcttcttccacctcaccTGCCCCAGGGGCGCGATCACCCGGCGGCGGGGTCCTCGGCGAGATCAAGGCCAGAGCTCACAATCTACTCGGCGCATTGatatccccttcctccgtcccttcctcctcttccccaacaCCCATTGGGTCCACCACCCCGACTCCGCGCGACACCTCCACGGCAAAGGCGGTTGACAACATCCCTGAAAAACTCGCTTCCCTCGTATTGGCTTCAAAGGCAAGTGATGATGCCAAAATCGTAGAAGCCGAAATTTCGAGGATCCAACATGGCGAGACTGCCGATGGCGGGTATCCCCATCCCAGCACCACCATCAGCGCCAGTGCCGATTCGAGTATCATCGCGGATCAGAGGGAtgtagaggaagaaaccGGGTTGATGAAAGGTTATCAAAAAGCAGGGTTATGGGAGCAATTCAAGTTGTTGAGCAGTCGAACGTTTAAAAATCTCTACAGGTGACTTTATATCTGTTATATTGCAGGTATGGGTTTTTACTGATACCTCGATTGAATTGTGTGTATTAGGAATCCGTTGCTTATGGCGACGCACTATGCAGTGGCCATCATCGCCGCGTTACTCTGTGGATTCTTTTTCTACCAAGTCACCAATGACATTCCAGGTTTCCagtgagtttttttttttacccATCTTTGCGCTGGAAATTCATGTTTGTTTTCAAAAGAAACCGACTCGGACTATTCTtattcatcctctccttgtTCGCCTTTTCGTGTTTGAGTTCACTTGGGATTTTCGCAAATGAGAGATTGTTATTCATGCGTGAGAGGTACGTCtattccttcctcccctcccttcTCTAACTTTTACACTTAACTAAACGACCCTTTTTCGGATACAACAGAGCCAACGGGTACTACTCCCCCATCACCTACTTTCTCGCCAAACTCTTATTCGACATCATCCCTCTCCGTGTCATTCcgcccttcatcctcggcTCCATCGTGTACGGCTTGGCGGGTTTGAATGCTGAAGTATCAGCCTTTTGGAAATTTATCATGACTCTGGTGCTTTTCAATTTGACAGCCTCGAGTATCGTGTTGTTCTTGAGTGTGGCGATTTCGGATTTAGGAGTGGCCAACCTGTTGGGGAGCTTGATCATGCTTTACAAGTGCGTTTTGgtttccactcttccctccccctATTTTTTCAACTTTTGGTTACTCATTTGCTGACTTTTTATTCCATGATTTAGCCTACTCTTCGCCGGTCTTCTTATGAACTATGACCGAGTTCCGAATAGCTTAAAGTGGATGCTCaccacttccttcttccatgcGGGTTATGAAGCGCTTCTCGTGAACGAGCTGAGGTACCTTCAGCTAGTGGAAAGAAAGTTTGGCTTGGATATCCAAGTACCTAGTGCTACGAGTAAGCttatcatcctcctcctcttcctccttccttcgtTCCTTCCAAAGAGGCTGATTTGTGAAATCGTGTTTTACAGTCCTCTCATCATTCGGTTTCCACGCGCAAGCATTTTGGTGGCCAGATATTGCTTTGATGGCGATTGTGTTTGGGTCGTTTACAGTGTTGAGCTATCTTGTTTTGGAATTTTGGGTCAAGGAGCGACGATGATCTTTGAAAACAGGATGGTGAGAGGAATAAAGAAAcaaggcagaagaagcgaggAAGTGGGAGATGCTGCGATTTTATCATTATGTGGTCATGTTCGAAAAGTGTTCGTGTTCGTTGTTTGATGTGTGAGAATGTATTTTTTTCATAGTCCAACAAAGATACCACCGTGCTTTACAGGGTTCATCAGATTCTATATCCACcaacattcttctttaAGGTATGGATCATCGTGTTTGATAGACCCTTCTTTGATCTGCTCTCGCTCCCTCTTAACCGAGTGGTGCCAGCGAGATATGACGAGGAATTAAGCTGTGCGATGTGTGGTCTGGTGACTgtgataaaaaaaaagaaaagggaaaagacCGGACAGGGAAAAGGTGGCAGGCTTATGTCAATGGAAGAAAGTAATAATAGTATTCATAGGGTACAAAAAAGCCACCTTTTGCACAGTAAGACTCGCAACCGAGAGGCATCAATCGTCATTTGACCTTGTTACGTTATGAAATCTCCGTACAGTTACTTCAAcgtcattttttttttaactTTAGATCCCGTTATTCTATATTAGCTTGTTTACGTTATACCCATTCGATTTCGAGCTTTTCTCCGTGTAAAAACCGGTTGGGCCAACGAACATTTCATTTTTACCGGCCTAATCCGTCCAcacgaagaaggaatggtGCGGAATGTTAACCGTTATGAAGTTGACAAGTTGGCTCTAGCAGTTTGACCTTGTCTACTTGGTGCTGTTTCGTGACTGAATTTGCCCTCCATAAGCTCACAGAGACGGTAAACTGTGGCGAAAACATCAAAGTCACATCGGTGACAACTACCAATTGGGGTATCCGTAAGGGCCACTCTGCGACACCAATGATgcacttttttttcctatCATCCCGACTTCCTTTCAGCCCAGCTACCTGCATAGTGAGTATCACCGCCCTCATGAACTCTTTAACTCGACTTCAACAACTGGAGTTCTCTCCATTAACACCAGCGGTCGTTAGGTCATCGCTTGATTGAATGTGAAACTGTGTGGGTATGCCACCTCTGACCTTATCCATAGCGCCATTTGGGAGGGTATTGAAATCATTGGACTGCAAAGATATCGGATAGTGTGGGTCTAGACAGTTATCAGCCCATTATATCTCCATGTTGTCTAGAAGAGATGCTCAGTTCTGTCGAAGTTTTCAATTCTACCTCATCACCAGATACCGATTGGCTAGACATCAGCATATCATCCATATCCTGTATTGATCGATGAGATGGTGTATGACACTTTTGGACAAGAAACGTTGAGTCAGGCTAGTATAACTAAACACTTTGGGATGTAAGAACACAACGAGTCGCCGCACCAACGCTCCTATGGCATTGTGTCATCAAGATATCCAGACAAGCCCTATTGCTCAAAAATGGTTCACAGATGTGTAGAAGCATGTGGATTTGGGAGGTGCAGAGGTCGGGACACTTGGATCTTGGGAAGGGTCTTGAAACTGCTGAATGGAAAAGATTATCTCATATTGTAGGTCTTGACAGCTAGCTCATGATGGTATTATATCTGTACGTGCGTACTACAGTCAATATATTCATCAGGCCACCCCACTGGAATTGCGCTGCGTGCTGATCATCTCTACTGTTGATCAGTCGTTTGATCGTCCCATTTTGAGTAAACGCTGAGTCGACGTGTGTACACCAGATCGATAGATACCAGAAGGAAAAACCGAACGAACGAAGCCGTTCAGTGTGGTCCCTGCGTGGCCCCTTACATTCATTGCACGATCGATTGCCGCCGAGCGAGCCGGTCGCGTCAGTTTGCTATTTCAAGTCTCAGGGATCTAGGGACTTTTCAATAGAGTTGCCGAATTTGGATAAGTGAAGGCATTAGACTGGCGAGTTAATTACCCCAAACTCGGTATTAGCATCCCGCGGAGTATCCTTCAACTAGGAACAATTATTAGAATAGTTGATTAGAAAACGCACGTGGCAAATTGTTGGGGTGGGTCGATAATTTCACGAGCGCGCAGCTTTGGCCTCTTCGTGCTCctttttgttcttccttctctcgtCCCGgctctctttctttctaCTTGCCTTATACTCGTGCCATCCTCGTCTTACACGCCACGCGCTCAACCCAGGGCTATAAAATTCCCCAGCTCGCCCTCAACGGCGGCCGATCCACATCGACTTTTCGGGGACATTCGTTCTTgtttttattattatttttttaATTGGACCGATACGCGTTCCTCAACTTTCCATTGGGTCCAGCTGCCGGTCTCCACCCAACGATGCTCCGCCAAACACTCGtgtctctctcttccttggccGCGTCAGCGCCTATCGAGGTCATCACCAcaaccttcatcttcgccacCCTCGCGTActtccagctcctccaCGCGATCAAGGGCTCCGACTTTTTCAACGTCCCGTCCGTCTCCCCGCCTTCCCGCCCCGCTCATTTCGTCCGGCTCGCCCACCAACCCAGGATTGAAGACGCGTCTTACATTCTCCCTAGCTCACACGGTGTCGCCGGCAGCAGCTGGGTAGGCGATGTCGAAGCCAAACACGAATGGACACCCGTCTCTTCATCCGATTTCCGAAAAATCGTTGAACAGAATGCGCTTGGTGGATACACTTTTCCTGTCGAGGCTGGAGGGAACACTTCTGGTGAAAAGGCTAGCGTCGCGATCATCAAGCAGGTCGTCGTCACCCGTGAAGACGCAGAGGGGCCGATTGATGAGTTTGAACAATGGTTATTAAACGATCTGAGTGTAGAAGTCGACGGGAAAATATACACCTATCGCAACTTGTGCCTCAACACCTTTGACCGCCCATCATTCGTCTCTCACCCTCTCTACCCTTCCCAATCCACTCTTACCATGTTCCTccaacctccttcatcgtcaagcCCTACTCTCACCTACCTCAACAGGCTTAACCGTCTTCCAGCGTTTACCATCACAAACTCAACCACCGCTTTCCAGCTCTTGCCGCCCGCTGGCGCAAACTGGGGGTTCTTACCCAGTATTGATGGTGTCGGTTTATTCTCCAAGTTGGGTGAGGGCATGATTTCTGGCCAAGGGGAGAGTTACCCTATGCAGAATGTTAGGTGGTTCGCTTATGCCGCCAGAGTGTTGGTTGGGAGATTCTGGACTTTGGCCAAGGTAAgttccttccttttgaGGTGATTTTTGTACTGATGAAAGACCAGAATGCCGACTCTGCCGATATCTTTGTCGTGCTTCTCGGCTACATCGTCATGCACGGTGTGTTTGTCAACTTGTTCATCGGTATGCGCAAGCTCGGAAGCTCTTTCTGGATCCGTTagtcctcttcttccttcgctCCTTTATTCCTATGTTGAACTTCTGTTCATAGCCGTCGCAACCCTCTGTTCATCAACATTTGCATTCCTCATCGCCCTCCTCTCTGCCTACCTCCTCGACCTACCTGTCGACCCTATCTGTCTCTCGGAAGCGatccccttcctcgtcatcactGTCGGCTTTGACAAACCCTACCACCTCGCCAAAACCGTCTTGCAAAATCCCGATATCGATCCTGTCCCCTCATCTCCCGAACCTTCTATTAATGGGTACAGCGACGATGTCGCAAAAGATCCCAAATCTGGCTCCACTTTAGGACTTGATCTTGGGACTTTGCACAAGGAACTTGCGCCTCTTGAGCGTCTTCAACGACTGGCAGAAGGACAGGTAAAGTGGGTCGCCCCTGTGGCGGCCAAAAAGATTGTAGTCGACGCTGTGAGGACATCGGGTGTGAGGATTGTCAGAGATTACGCTTTGGAGATTATTGCGCTTTGCGTCGGTGCCGCTAGCGGGATTGGTGGTCTGAGAGAATTTTGTTATCTCGGTATGTTCCTTCTAAGTTATccgcctttttcttttctcctggATCTAACTTCCCTCTGATAGCCGCTTTGATCATGGCCGTCGACTgtgtcttcctcttcacttttTACGTCGCCATCCTCAGCGTCATGGTCGAAGTTCACCGTATCAAACTTATTCGAGGTAACCGCCGAGTCAAATCCGTCAAGCGTGTTCCCAGCTCTATCTCTCTCAACAGCCGTGGCAACGTCAGCGGTAACActaccaacaacaacagcgGCACTTCTAGCCCCACGACTAAACAAAGCCTGTGGTCTTGCTCCCCTTCCAACGAGAGGGAAGACCAACCTCGAAACCCTCTTGTCCGACTAAAACTCCTCttgatcatctctttcctcactCTCCACATTCTTAACCTCTGCACCACCCTCACCGAGCAAACCGCCTTGAAACGACACTCCACCCATTCCGGTGCTGAAATCACCTCTCGCGCAATGCTCAACCCCCGCGGtatctccctctctcccatcctccagGCGCTCTACGAAAGCCAACCTCCGGAAACCGACTTGGCCGTCCAAATCATCCCCCCTACTCAAATTGTCATGACAAGCGAAGACTTTATCCCCAGCCGTTTATCCTCTTTTGATCACTTTATGAGCGAATGGACGTTACTCGTAGGTGACCCCGTGCTGAGCAAGTGGATCGTTGTCTTCCTCGCGATTAGTGTATTGTTGAA
Proteins encoded in this window:
- a CDS encoding ATP-dependent permease, coding for MIRRLCLPLLFLALPLLATDALAASQEILELRDMTVPSSLLRTVPPRRRPNDPSRPPECPPCFNCLLPAFNCGNSGECNPYDGQCKCPPGFGGQDCLTPLCGALSDGDERFPRPKGELCECKDGWGGINCNLCKDDRACAAFRPRSADAKETKEEGEEENEMVCYKGGLAVEQNFQMCDVTNRKIIDTIPDNKPPQVTFSCLANGPSSNSSSFTPNPNFFSSFDDPLAGGDRDAFGTCNFQFWVDRIESFHCELSGCNWESKGSFDTNQTSYQCEKIECACIPGRFLCGEDGSVNIDDFLNEEVKGPGSFSCATGRGCSFSEPAMNQLINDIFGDKSITLDCESGECLHYTQVPGYITPEKPDNRSLVALSAAGAAVIFILACILFWYFGRTHRHPSGFGSIHLPSDEASKLMSDHVPATLHFNNLSYTLPSGKRVLSHITGTVRPGELLAIMGASGAGKSTLLDILARKAKSGKVRGDTYLNSRPITDGSTFRRVIGYVDQEDTLLPTLTVYETVLFSALLRLPREMSYDAKVYRTLETMNELGILGIKDARIGESGKRSISGGEKRRVSIACELVTGPSILFLDEPTSGLDSYNAQNVIQSLHTLAQRYKRTVIFTIHQPQSNIVNLFDRLVLLAKGQMVYSGEAAKVKSHFEGIGYQCPEGWNTADWLIDLTVDAAGDHRGSRSGHHHGNGNGNGNMNGGTRTGGIYTERNGHDSSRLDPEAGFPTTSHSPSSLLDAADDSSSSTSPAPGARSPGGGVLGEIKARAHNLLGALISPSSVPSSSSPTPIGSTTPTPRDTSTAKAVDNIPEKLASLVLASKASDDAKIVEAEISRIQHGETADGGYPHPSTTISASADSSIIADQRDVEEETGLMKGYQKAGLWEQFKLLSSRTFKNLYRNPLLMATHYAVAIIAALLCGFFFYQVTNDIPGFQANGYYSPITYFLAKLLFDIIPLRVIPPFILGSIVYGLAGLNAEVSAFWKFIMTLVLFNLTASSIVLFLSVAISDLGVANLLGSLIMLYNLLFAGLLMNYDRVPNSLKWMLTTSFFHAGYEALLVNELRYLQLVERKFGLDIQVPSATILSSFGFHAQAFWWPDIALMAIVFGSFTVLSYLVLEFWVKERR
- a CDS encoding hydroxymethylglutaryl-CoA reductase (NADPH), with product MLRQTLVSLSSLAASAPIEVITTTFIFATLAYFQLLHAIKGSDFFNVPSVSPPSRPAHFVRLAHQPRIEDASYILPSSHGVAGSSWVGDVEAKHEWTPVSSSDFRKIVEQNALGGYTFPVEAGGNTSGEKASVAIIKQVVVTREDAEGPIDEFEQWLLNDLSVEVDGKIYTYRNLCLNTFDRPSFVSHPLYPSQSTLTMFLQPPSSSSPTLTYLNRLNRLPAFTITNSTTAFQLLPPAGANWGFLPSIDGVGLFSKLGEGMISGQGESYPMQNVRWFAYAARVLVGRFWTLAKNADSADIFVVLLGYIVMHGVFVNLFIGMRKLGSSFWIPVATLCSSTFAFLIALLSAYLLDLPVDPICLSEAIPFLVITVGFDKPYHLAKTVLQNPDIDPVPSSPEPSINGYSDDVAKDPKSGSTLGLDLGTLHKELAPLERLQRLAEGQVKWVAPVAAKKIVVDAVRTSGVRIVRDYALEIIALCVGAASGIGGLREFCYLAALIMAVDCVFLFTFYVAILSVMVEVHRIKLIRGNRRVKSVKRVPSSISLNSRGNVSGNTTNNNSGTSSPTTKQSLWSCSPSNEREDQPRNPLVRLKLLLIISFLTLHILNLCTTLTEQTALKRHSTHSGAEITSRAMLNPRGISLSPILQALYESQPPETDLAVQIIPPTQIVMTSEDFIPSRLSSFDHFMSEWTLLVGDPVLSKWIVVFLAISVLLNGYLLKGIALNSMGGKGPVAAAAQALVGIFDAERGQRALREATPRVRKVQLPAHTVGASTGVSTRDGDSTPRVEEVGKVATHNANNIPIIKEPRIPSPPYPSASDDNALTFGRRSFEECVEIYAGGVGANNLSDEEIILLVQKGKIASYGLEKALKNLERAVRVRRAVISRSSLTKSLETCLLPMSDYDYKQVIGACCENVVGYLPLPVGIAGPLNIDGQLLHIPMATTEGTLVASTSRGCKALNAGNGVTTVLTHDAMTRGPAIDFPNIVQASQARLWIDSPDGYATLKTAFESTSRFAKLQTLECALAGRTLYVRFATQTGDAMGMNMISKGVEKALEVLRDHFPDMHVLALSGNYCTDKKPAAINWIEGRGKSVVAEAVVPGDVVKSVLKTTVKDLCNLNIKKNLIGSAMAGSIGGFNAHAANILTAMYLACGQDPAQNVESSNCMTLMEPINDGEDLLISCSMPSVEVGTVGGGTILSPQRAMLEMLGVAGPHATTPGANAQRLARIIVAAVMAGELSLMSALAAGHLIQAHMKHNRSTPATPGAVTPFGGMTPLRESVLINGPGAKSLGVN